GTTTCCTTTCAGCAAATTCagagaaaaagaggggaaaGAGGAAACGCAGGTTGGTTGTGGACCAGTCTAAAGAGCTGACCAATGACTTCATCAGAGAGCAGCTTTCTGACTATTCAGATCTGGTTGCCCCATTGGACATGGCCCCACCAACCTTGCAGCTCATGCAGTGGAAGGAGAGCGGAAGTGCAGACAAACTCTTTACACAGCCGTGTACCACTGTAGCAACTCCACAGATAAAGGAGGTAAAATAATGACAAATCACTGTAATGTTTGTCTTTCATCTTAAAAACAATCTATCAATAGTGAAACATTCAATTGAAATTACTGCTGACAATTAAACCTTATTTTGCCCTTGCAGCTCTTTGCCAAGAGTATTTTCCAGGGGAAGTATTATGGTGCGTGTGAGGAGGTTGAGATGATGCGCCAGGATGGACAAGAAGGTAGGAACTTGCACAAGCAGTGACAGAACTATAATTTCTATAAACGATAATCTCACTATCTATAATGTACGGAGCCACTAAGGGGACATgagcaaaaaaacaactaaactttagatttgttttcatgtgcGCTGCTTTGAAACCCATTTTGCGCTGTTATGAACAGAGCCAGTGCCACTGTCAGCAGCACTGCAGCAAAGAACTCCGGTTAGAAAGGATGGCGGCTAAAGAGGAGTTTATATAGATGCCAAAAGGCTTCAATTTGTCCTAAGAGTCTAAGTGCCAAATATAATTAGGCCCTTTAGCAAAGTAGTTTCGGCGACGGAGCCGTCTCCTCACTCTGAGTTCAACGGGGACAATCTAAAATGCtaaacgtgaaaaagcttaatgtggtttaatgtacctgaacaacgatcaatcatcaccaaatttctctctcatattgctcctcataaccactgaaatttggtgatcactgatcgttgtttaggtacattaaaccaggttaagctttttcacgttaagacttataaagcccatgagaaccgtgCTCACACAAAACTTTCATGAAAGTTTTGTGTGAGCACGTGAAACTAAActttagatatttttttttttgctcatgtcCTTGGGGCTCTGTACTAATGTATTGCtggtggaaaaaaatgcaatATCCCCCATAGTTGTATCCTCCagggtttcctgcagcaccTTGCAGTTTAGGCGGCTGCATAAGCAAACTGTCGGCACGTCGGTACCACCAAGGACCAATTCACTttaaatcaaacggtgccaaatttcggtacccgAGAGCGCATAAGCGTGAGCTGACGTCTCTGCATcttgacagagagcggagctccgactgctgacacacacacacgcagagctgtGGTGCCGACGGAGCGAAACAACGTCAACTTTGTTAAAGTCCCAGTGAGTCACGGCAGTGCCGGTAAAGTGGTTgcaagttttttcttttcaaaactcCACGCAGACGGCGTATATAACAGCGAGGTGAAAGCTGTCACGGTATGGGTTAACGTTAGACTTCCTCTGTTACAGGCAGGCACCGCTGTGTTCACTATGCCCTATTgcctgactgacaggctgagagACAGGCCTCCCCCATCTGACAGCAAACCCCACCCTACCTCCTTAACTAACAAATTTTCTATGGGAAACCCTGTACATTATTgataatttattatattttgtgcaCTCTTTTGTACAGTATTtcaatttgttttggtcttattttaatttattcatcTTGTATTACCTTTTTCTATTTTAGTCGGTGTGCTTTTCTTTGGCCTTAACTCTTTTTACTTGACTTAAAGAGCCTGCACAAGAATTCCTATGTGCCTGGACTGTTTGGTGTATGatcaaatgacaaaaaacaacaacatgaatTTTGTGTTCTCTGTTCTGCATCTCCTGTCATGCTATAGTTACATGTAATCTGCTTTATGTGTTGTATAGTTCAGAGGGACATAAGCGCCCTCACCACAGACAGCGTCAGTATCGTAGATTCATCAATAGATCCAGAAAGAACCCACAACACTGAGCTGACAGACCCTGATCACATAAATGACAATCAACGTGGGAATTACTCAGAGCTGGCACAAGTAAGCATTAGCATGCCGTGTGATGAGAAGGATTTAATTCTCATTTATGATACTTTTTCACCTTTTAATCTTCGATCTATAatctgtgctgtgtgtctgtcaggatGAAAACGAGTCGGAGTTCACCCATCCAGAACTTCCATCAGAAGACTCCATGTTTGTCCATCCGTCTTGCATACAGCAGGAGACTCAGTCAACTTCCCTCCACACTCAGGTGCCTGTGAACAcaccaaggttataatcgttaacgaaaacaaacgaaataacgaaaactaggtgggaaaaaactgaaataaaaataaaaacgaggcattacaaaaaaacgataactaactaaaactgtaatgtctgtctgcaaaactaactaaaataaaattatcgactaaatgtccttagttttcgtctatgtcaatgtctttcatagagcaaataatgttatatctttcagagttgacgTTTCTGaccatagacctgttttatacagtctacgCCGTAGACATATATAGTTTCtgactgggaacccagaaattccgacattccatgtcaaattgaacacaacatagtccGTGCTCCTCGCCTGGCATCATGTCCATATGTGCacaatttattaaagggaaaaatcccacaaatttgaaagtacatttgagaagcgtgCACAAGGATGCTAAGCTAGCTTACCTTGacaaggtaaaggagaacgcaaagccccctttccctgaaacagaagctaaccccggtACAGGGCGTGGATGTATGGCTacagggccaggcagcatgacggagacaaccgcaggacagagaacaccACAGGTTAGTAAATACGCAGGAACGCTAAAAGCGAGGACGAAGGACGCGTGGGTTAATATGTTGATTGATACTGGGAAgtctacacaactgtgtgactcgattgacttcaaaaatTTCACCACTTTActcgaaccaaagttcaaaacacctgtaACAACAAAAcatcatgtacagtatgtcttctttagtctgttggctatttaggttttttcctggcacacgtcacttacacattttgcacttacagcggcgtcttgtgtaggctgtttacatatttgtgctaatcaaatgtaggctacattttatgtAACTTAcgggtgttattgttgaatacattgtgaatagcctacatatttctaaaatggtatgatgtttttgagttattattacacaatactttttctgacctttttgaatcttgcccctgtcaaataacccatattacaaaaaaagaaaactgaaactaaactaaaactaagcattttcaaaaaatgtaaactaaactagcaaacccgctttaaaaactaattaaaactaaactgaatttgaaaacaaaaagtcaaaacgaaataaaaacaaaaactaatgaaaaatgcaaaactataataaccttggaacacacacagttacaaatAGAACCAGGGCAGGGAATTAGACCCTGTCGGCCTCCAGATTTCACTGGCTTTATCATTGAAAGTGAACAAATAATGGATTGTTatctgggaaaaaaaatggCTGGTACTGTAAACAAACTACAAATGTATTAGCGTTTGCCAGATGGTGTGTGTTAATTTCCCATGCTGCCTTGGAGATGTTCCTGGCATCCCTGACTGAAATATGGTCCTTTTCTAATCTGCAGTCTATGCTCGACAGccaggactttgaggagaggaGGATCAGCAGGCGTACACAGAAGCTTCTGAACACACTAAAAGTAAGGAcctaaaaataaatgttcagGTATTAGAATGACAGCTAAACCTACCGCATCTTACATTTTCTATATGTGTAAAGCCTGTATGTTGATGACACAGGGCTGTTGTTTCAATGTTAGGCAGTCTCTTTCCCCCAAGGCAGATACAAATCTATAGTCACAGTGGGCAGGGATTTAAAGGTGAGAAGGCTGGGGCAGGATTAGGGATGATGTTGGGaaattaaattgtgtgtgtgtgtccgtgtgtgtccgtgtgtgtccgtgtgtgtccgtgtgtgtccgtgtgtcccCCCGGCAGAGCCAGAGCAACAGTGTTACCACGTTTAGCCTGGAGGCACTCTGTGAAGGAAGCACTCGCTTGCAGGCTGCAACCACTTTCTTCTGTCTTCTGGTCCTGAAAAAACAAGAAGCCCTTCATCTGAGCCAGAGAGCACCCTATGAGGACATCCTTCTTACTCCTGGACCGAAGTTCTACAATtagtaaaacagaaaacagtTTCTTTACAAAACAGAGATGCAGTTCTGGTTCTACTCGATCTGCCTCATGCACAAGTGTCACATGTTTGCGTTGCTATGTCAGGTTCCCAGGGTAAAATTGTATTTACTCAAATAGGTTTCTGGGCGGAATGGTAAAAACAGCTTGAAAGAAAGATCTAACTTTATATTATActgtgtgtcacacacacattagtaTACGTGTGTGTCTTAAGacttgtaaatattttgttttgttctctgCACTTTTCTTTAGTAAGAAATTGGGAAAGTATCAATGAATCACTCAACTTCTCTAAGACTCTTTGCCAGACTGTTTTTATTAGGCCTGTGGCATCCTACAGTATCTGACAtactaaaatattttaaataattgagtatttattttttagtggTCAGTAACATATGGCATTAAAGTTATTCTTGGGATCTTTTAGGACTGAAATTTCCGGCATGTTCAGTTAGTGATTTACACCAGTTCCTCTTCTATTTATTATAACCAAGGGTTTTTAAGTATGTATGTAAGACCTGCTATGCACCAGGTGTCACTTGAACCCTTGTTGTGCAAAATGGACATTTCATTATAAGcaaatgttgcaaaaaagtaTTGCTCTAAAGTACAGGTATTATTTATATCTATTTAACATTGTTCCCTGTTTCACTGCACATATACATGTTTTCTCGATTTGGATACATTTGTATAGCATTAACAAGTTTGAATTTGATGTTACTAAAGTTTGGGATATGAAAGTCAATTCATATATTCAATTCTTTTATTCTCGCGGtcaaaatatattcaatatCCATATCCATAAAACAGAGTACTTACTTCTGTACAGCACTGAGCTGTACCCTTAGCAACAAATGGGATGACTGATGTTAAATTATACAGTATTAATAGACGCAAATTAAGTTTATATTTTTCAGCCTACAACTTCTCAGTTTGTATGtcatccattttattttctgcTCATTGCAGGCCTGACATCACACATTTGGGGGCAGcaaaataattttcttttagCACACATGATAGTAGGAGATGGCCATTAATAGAGACCATATACTTAGAAGACACAAGAATGGCTTTACAAAACTGGACTTCCCACTCGTTCTTGGGAGTTCATTATATAAAATGTCTTGAATTTACAGTTTAAACCACAGTTTTTGAAATTGGTAGTTATATGTTAATGAGTTCTCATCTTCGTCATTGTGGATTgtattaaaataaatgcataaatggATCTGGTGTTAATGTAGCCTATTTCTATTGGAAAGGAACGAACTTTGCTCTCTGTGGCTTGCATTAGTCAGTGGATGCTCCTCTGCCACATTCATCCATCATCTATCTGAGGTGTTGTACACGGTGTACCAGTCCAGCTGGATACTTATCACCCTGCCCTCCCGTCAGTGGTTCAAATGAATGGGCTTCCTAAACTACGCCTCCTCTGTCAGGCAATATTATCCCAGCGGTCAGCAGTCACTAATGTGCAGCGGAGTCCTGCCAAATCAAGCATTATTATCGCCGACCCCTACTGTCACTTTAAGAAGCACCGATGCAGCAGACGCAGTTGCCTCATTTCATCTCCGGGCTCCATGGCTGCAGGATGGACTCTCATCAGCAGCATCTTTTCTTCCTGTTGCCACCAGGGACTGTTCATCGACCATCAAGTCTGGCGAGAACCGAGGGTTTTCTACGATGCGCAACTTCCACCTGCCGAAATGGTAGTGTTTGATATATCCCTGTTAAAATAAGCTGTGTCGGTGTTTGGAGTGTGTGCAGCTTCCACCGGCTTTTGTTTTGAGATTCCGAGTTGTATCCCTGTTCAGTCGGCTAACCGATTTAGGACACAACTGGGACTGTTAGTCAGCTGTTTTTATCTGAAGCTGCGTTTTCTTTTATGGAAAGAAACTGCTGAAGTGTTAGATGTCCTGTTTAGGGATTTCTCTTTAGTCAGCTGGTTACGCAAACCAATGatgacacttttttttggaggggtggggggagctttttaaaaaacatcacaGCTGGCCTGCCTGCTTATCAAACACCGCTTAAAAAAAGGcaacattagaaaaaaaaacttgcgaTTTAATCCCATACTGAGTAGTCTATTCAGTGACACATCTCCGCACCTTCTGATGCGTATCCTGAAACATGATGGCATCATCAACCGACTATCTCATCTTCACGTCTAAATGCGGCTTTAAGTACAGTTTCATCCACCTACTGTATGATGCTCGCCTCCACAGTAAACACTCATACTCACACTTACGTAAGATGATTGCGTATTTCTCACCAATAACGTCGTTGCCACTTGTTGCGCAGACAGAAGAGAGGGAGGTGAGATTTCCTGTTTCGTTGTCCTAGAATTTAAATATAGGacaaacattaatatgcgtccGTTTCGCTTAGACTTCATTATTAGTAGATTATAAGTCTGTTGTGTCTGCTGCCACTACAAAGATGTACCAACAGCAGGTATATTTCAGCAGGTTCGCTATAGAGCTGCATTAGGACAGGGACTTTTTAAGAAAGATGAGAACATTTTGTCCcccacccctttttttttttttgctttaaaataGAAGTAAGCTTGTCCATAACTGGAGTGACAGAACTACCTGATAATGagagaaaaacatatttttctacCATTGAGGTCACTGAGGTCATGTCCTCTGTGATTATTCTGTGAATGTTTGAGGGTTTTTAATAATCTAGACTACTTTACATTCTACAATTAAAAACGTACACATGGTGGATATTTTACAGGCTAATTTCAATATTTAGACTCAAATAGGACAGATTCCATGACAactaaatataaacaaataaggACTAAAGAGTTAGGGTTGGCTATCAATATCGGTGCCTATAGGATATCAATTTAACAATAGATATCAAACTACTCAATGCAGTGAAAACAAAGCATTACTTAAATAAAATAGAGACTACATTTGGAATACCGAaatatctgataaaaaaaaaaaaaaagagtaaataaGCCTAAAAATGTGACCAGATATTACCAACTTTCACTACTTGGGTCTTGTCGGTCTGTACCCAGTTTTAGATACCCACTTTCGATACCCACCTGTAAATGTATTTTCCCCCTTGCAGGATCAATTaaagtttttcttcttcttctgcttcaaaaagACAGTAATTTTCCACCATTTTATTGCTGGTTGAAACAGCATTTAGTCCTTCATGTTTGGGGAAATAAATTACTATATACAGTAATTGAACAATTAACCGAATCAATTAAATATGAAAGAATCTAATAATTAAACACGTTGTGGGGGGGGGCTTTGCTTGGACTCAGGACTTAAGTATTGCTAATATCCTTGCTACAACACTGCTaatatttctttttctatttctgaGACTTCTGGAGTTATGGGATCTAGAACAAAACAGGTCTAAATCATATATGCGTACACCCCTGCCCTATTAACAAAAAAGGAGGCAGGAAATGGCCACACTCAGCGTTTTGACTACCAGCCACGAATTGTCAGATTTTCTCTGATGCCATTTGACAGCAGTTCATGTGAAGGTTTATCATGTTTATCTGCGGCTCTGCAGACAGGGAGGACACAGctcagagagagacagctgcACTGACTGGGAACTCACTGTGCCTTCTTTGTGTCCGCACAGAAAGGCGGCTTTATTTGCTGCTGGCCtagactattttttttaattagggtTGGGGTTAGACTATTGTCACTGACTTCCAGTAAAGAAGCACATAATGGCCACACGCAGTATCCCACAAGTTGaaggaaaaaatacattttccttcagtttagtttgttttatgatttagattattattattagctgaTTTGCCTCTAATGTGGTTTTGTAACGGCTCTTACGCTGCAGCTGTGAGGGCTCCTAGCGTCCCTATCTAGAGACAGCTGTGGAAAGATCGGAGGTCCCTTGCACATCAATGTCTCTCACTCCGAGTCGAAAGCCCTCCTCAGGTCAGCGCAGGTACCGTTACGTCCTTCTCACACACCTGTAGTTTCAGAATGATGCCAAAGATCGGACATTTTTGATTTTGGGACTTCTCACTGTATTGTAAATAAGTTTAATGTTATCTCTACCTTCAAGGCGCTCAGTGGGCACTGGTGGCGGCGGCAGCGTGCGATGTTCCCACAGTGATGCATCCAGTATCCACACCTATCCCGGTCGGGTTAGGGCAGCGGAGGGCAGCCCCACAGCCCGGACGCATCCTAGTACACCCAGGTTAAAATATTACTCATAAATATGTTAATATGCCTCCAGGGCCATGTCCAACAGCAGTTTGATTTACACAAGAACTTTAAAATACCTTTCCATACGCGTGTTGATTCAGGCGTCAGGCAAAGCACACAGCATGCAGTGACAACCATGGGATCAGGCCCCCGACCCCGGAGCAGTACCTTACCCCTCTGCAACAGAAGGAGGTGTGTATACGACATCTGCGAGCCAGACTGAGGGACAATGTGGAAAGACTACAACACAGGTGGGTTCTTTTTCTCCTTCGTTATCTTTTGAGGGGTGCtagctcagaaaaaaaaacaaaacatgctttGCTTTGTTTctgtaaaagacaaaaactctatttacttatctttttttttttttttcctttatcaGAGACTGTGAAATAGATGAGTTGAGGAGCCAACTGTACAGGATGCAGGAAGACTGGATAGAGGAGGAATGTCACCGTGTGGAGGCCCAGTTAGCCCTGAAAGAGGCTCGCAAGGAGATCCAGCACCTTCAGGAGGTGGTTGAGACAGTGAGGTCCAACCTGAGTGTCCGCGAACAAGACCCCCATGACACGCACAAGCCATACTCAGGGTTGCAGGGAGCTCGGCCAGGGGGGAGGTCTCGCTCCTGTGGTTGTTCCCCAGCCAGCACTTTGAGTCGCAGCAGCACCACCCACACCCGACTGAGCAGCGAGGCTCTGCATTTGGAGCGCAGCTCGAACGCTCCCGAGTCAAGCAGAGAGTCTCGCCCGGCGGGACAAACCCACCTGCTCCTGGAGGCGGCCCTCCTATCAGAGCAGCTGCCCCCACAAACCCGCATCCGAGGCCCCCCAGCTGTGCCACGCTCTTCCACCTACGAAAGGCTGTGCAGTGGGGGAGCGGTGTTGCCGATCTCACACTCCTGCCACAGTCTCAGTAGCAGCTGCAAGTGCAGTGGCCACACCTACCCCCCCCACCATCACTTGTTCCTGCATTTACCTCAGGAGGAGGCCCCAGTAACAACTGCAACTGCAGCTGTCCCTGCTACCAAGCCCATCCCTACTCCTTCTCCTGCAGCGGAGAAGAAGCCAGAGGTGCGCTCCCAGGCCTGCAGCCCGACCATGACCTGGCTGTGTGAGGAAAGCGGTGTCCAAGAGCTGAGTATCATTTCTTTAGCCACAGCAGACATCACCCCTTCAGAACCCCATCGCTTTCCATCGTCTTTACCTGCTGCGTTCCCTCCTGAGCATTCCTACGGCGTAGAGCCACTACCACCCGACAGACCAGAGGAGGTAACAAAGATGCCAGGAGAGCCCCACAGCTGCCAACCCCACCCTATAGCTCCACTCCCAGAGAGGCAGGACGCTGTAGTAGTGGAGATAGAAGAGGACCATGAGGATGAAGCCGAAGGTACAAATGAAGATGGGTATTCCCCTCAGCTCTGCCACTGGAGCCGGTACTTCCTCGTAGATCTGTTGGCGTTGGCGATGCCAGTGGTGCCAACCATGGCGTGGCTGTGTCGAGGGGGGCCACGGGAAGTCATGCCGGTGTATCATATTGGCTCCCTGCTGAGAGGTTGCTGTGCTGTGGCTCTTCACTCGCTGCGCCGCCGGGGTGCAGGCAGAGGACGCAGGCCTATCAGCATGAATGGAACAACGCCGATCTAAGACTTTCTTGCTCTCTCTGACATAAAGATTACAACTCCCAACCTCTGCAGGCACAGCCACAGCAATGCTGACTTTATTACAGTTTGGCTATGCCGTGTGTTGGATATCTCTTATAAGATTTCTAGGTTTTACATAATGCCCTTGTGATTTTGTGGTCATGCCTTGCCTTAGAAAACAAAGGATTAGTTGTCCATTATTTCATTACTCAAATACACTTACTGCTACTGCCTGCAGATTAAGTGGTTGTCTCTTTATTGGAATTTGCATGTAACCCACAGTTTGGTTGGGTTCTCTTGCTTGAATTAAAATCCCCTACCAGGATTTAGATGATATCCTCTGGGCAAAGATATTCACTAAATGTTATGAAAAGAAGCAAAAGAGAATTGTCTCAAGTTAAATGTTCCTCTATTTTTATcatcacatttttaaaagaaattggTTAAAAGGGAAAGGGAGAGTCACATTaatgaaatatgaaatgaaaatgttccgcaaaaatcagaaaaataaattacagtCAGTACGTCTGACTTGTTCTGAAGTAGTTCATAGATTTAAAGAGCACAGTGAGTGTAGGCAGCAAAGTTTTTTACACACATGAAAATATCGACTGTGGTTGAAAGCTGTTGGGACTTTTACCTTTTGAAAAGCATGTGCATTAAATCTAGTTCTCAGGTGCAGAACAGACAGGTTATTGATATTTTTGCCAATAAACAAAACGTGGGAGTTTAAAACTGTGCAGACTCTTTTTCTTCCTGTCGGGACATTTACCCTCAACATTATTTTCTTTGCTTGCTAAAATCTATTATGTAtcaatgaacctgaaaataaagaaaatcaaaaataaaGCCTAGAGGCGGGTGTGTGAGCAGGGCATTCATATGCACATGAGTTCCACTGCTCCAGTCCTGAAATGCCTCATCTGGTCGTGTATCTACAGTTACATAATTCTATAAAGCTTATAGGAGATAAGAGCATACAGTAGATTGTGATCCACACAGCTGAATGAAGGACGCGATGAGCTGTTTTGTTTACGGACTTTATGAAGAAATAACTTTTTTGATACAGGGATATATTTTCTAATTTTAAATTATCTTTGTGCAGCTGCAAGTAAAGACACTTTGTGTCAGTGTAGGTTGTTTTCACAGCACTGTATTGCAGTTTATAATAATGTAGTGTATGTATCATAGTTGTGAATACTCACCTTACAAGTTGACTTTTTGTGTTTCAACCGAAATGGCTCGATTGTAAACTATGATGTGAAGTATGTGTGGTTACCGATGTCAGCCTTTTTATGCAAAAAAGCTTTCAGGGAACTTTCCAACGAGGTTTTGCTGGTTGTTTAATCAATGATTAAGCTTAAGGCAGAAGAATAGCTGTCAAATTCAAActtcaatggaaaataaaaactataacGTATCTATGGTTGGAGCATGCCATATTGTTTGAACTTCTCACTATTTTAAATTTGTTAGACTTTGGTTCCAGTGCAACTACATTTCCTTCACGTTCTAAATTGCTCGATGTCACTTATCCTTCTCCATGTGAAACTAGACCTCCCATCACCTTGTACCGTACATGCAAAAGCAATGAAATGGCAATTAACTGTACTTAAATTCCACAAGAAACAGAATATTGCCAAATACCCTGGGTATTTCCTCTCTTcttggaaaataaaatatgctTCGAGCAGTTTGCctttattagtgtgtgtgtactgtagtgtGCTATAACACCATTCATTTGTAAATCaatgaagcacacacacacacacacacacacacacacacacgattttgcaggttttcacacttacaaagcatgtagaagtctaatttttatcataggttCTCCAACTGTGAGtgacggaatctaaaacaaaattccagaaaaatcacattgtatgatttttaaggaATTAacttgcattttattgcatgacataagtatttgatgcatcagaaaagcagaacttaatatttggtacagaaacctttgtttgcaattacagagatcatacgtttcctgtagttctgcagcagggattttggcccactcctccataCAGACCTCCAGATCCTTCAGGTTTCGGGGCAGTCGCTGGGCAATACAGACtttcagctccctccaaagattttctattgggttcaggtctggagactggctaggccactccaggacct
This genomic interval from Perca fluviatilis chromosome 5, GENO_Pfluv_1.0, whole genome shotgun sequence contains the following:
- the rad21l1 gene encoding double-strand-break repair protein rad21-like protein 1 isoform X2, with product MMFYTQLFTSKRGPLAKIWLAAHWERKLTKAHVFECNLETTIKDIISPKMKIGLRTSGHLLIGVVRIYSKKAKYLLADCNDALVKIKMAFRPGQTDLPVEGLEATLKAITLIEDFTAFDAQLPKPSNIDVVDHFSLNQCRSEEITLKEDYGNGFLNMVDFDESQSHHGGLMDMTFQSLTQHGDAFGDEDRGFDLLDFLTNPTDNVESTDFIPEEPQHENPEISALNHQQDADKKMMVTPTQSETTLLANEEEAFALEPVTITPNSEKKRGKRKRRLVVDQSKELTNDFIREQLSDYSDLVAPLDMAPPTLQLMQWKESGSADKLFTQPCTTVATPQIKELFAKSIFQGKYYGACEEVEMMRQDGQEVQRDISALTTDSVSIVDSSIDPERTHNTELTDPDHINDNQRGNYSELAQDENESEFTHPELPSEDSMFVHPSCIQQETQSTSLHTQSMLDSQDFEERRISRRTQKLLNTLKSQSNSVTTFSLEALCEGSTRLQAATTFFCLLVLKKQEALHLSQRAPYEDILLTPGPKFYN
- the LOC120558417 gene encoding syntaphilin isoform X1, which translates into the protein MGFLNYASSVRQYYPSGQQSLMCSGVLPNQALLSPTPTVTLRSTDAADAVASFHLRAPWLQDGLSSAASFLPVATRDCSSTIKSGENRGFSTMRNFHLPKWRSVGTGGGGSVRCSHSDASSIHTYPGRVRAAEGSPTARTHPSTPRRQAKHTACSDNHGIRPPTPEQYLTPLQQKEVCIRHLRARLRDNVERLQHRDCEIDELRSQLYRMQEDWIEEECHRVEAQLALKEARKEIQHLQEVVETVRSNLSVREQDPHDTHKPYSGLQGARPGGRSRSCGCSPASTLSRSSTTHTRLSSEALHLERSSNAPESSRESRPAGQTHLLLEAALLSEQLPPQTRIRGPPAVPRSSTYERLCSGGAVLPISHSCHSLSSSCKCSGHTYPPHHHLFLHLPQEEAPVTTATAAVPATKPIPTPSPAAEKKPEVRSQACSPTMTWLCEESGVQELSIISLATADITPSEPHRFPSSLPAAFPPEHSYGVEPLPPDRPEEVTKMPGEPHSCQPHPIAPLPERQDAVVVEIEEDHEDEAEGTNEDGYSPQLCHWSRYFLVDLLALAMPVVPTMAWLCRGGPREVMPVYHIGSLLRGCCAVALHSLRRRGAGRGRRPISMNGTTPI
- the rad21l1 gene encoding double-strand-break repair protein rad21-like protein 1 isoform X1, encoding MMFYTQLFTSKRGPLAKIWLAAHWERKLTKAHVFECNLETTIKDIISPKMKIGLRTSGHLLIGVVRIYSKKAKYLLADCNDALVKIKMAFRPGQTDLPVEGLEATLKAITLIEDFTAFDAQLPKPSNIDVVDHFSLNQCRSEEITLKEDYGNGFLNMVDFADESQSHHGGLMDMTFQSLTQHGDAFGDEDRGFDLLDFLTNPTDNVESTDFIPEEPQHENPEISALNHQQDADKKMMVTPTQSETTLLANEEEAFALEPVTITPNSEKKRGKRKRRLVVDQSKELTNDFIREQLSDYSDLVAPLDMAPPTLQLMQWKESGSADKLFTQPCTTVATPQIKELFAKSIFQGKYYGACEEVEMMRQDGQEVQRDISALTTDSVSIVDSSIDPERTHNTELTDPDHINDNQRGNYSELAQDENESEFTHPELPSEDSMFVHPSCIQQETQSTSLHTQSMLDSQDFEERRISRRTQKLLNTLKSQSNSVTTFSLEALCEGSTRLQAATTFFCLLVLKKQEALHLSQRAPYEDILLTPGPKFYN
- the LOC120558417 gene encoding syntaphilin isoform X2, encoding MSLTPSRKPSSGQRRRSVGTGGGGSVRCSHSDASSIHTYPGRVRAAEGSPTARTHPSTPRRQAKHTACSDNHGIRPPTPEQYLTPLQQKEVCIRHLRARLRDNVERLQHRDCEIDELRSQLYRMQEDWIEEECHRVEAQLALKEARKEIQHLQEVVETVRSNLSVREQDPHDTHKPYSGLQGARPGGRSRSCGCSPASTLSRSSTTHTRLSSEALHLERSSNAPESSRESRPAGQTHLLLEAALLSEQLPPQTRIRGPPAVPRSSTYERLCSGGAVLPISHSCHSLSSSCKCSGHTYPPHHHLFLHLPQEEAPVTTATAAVPATKPIPTPSPAAEKKPEVRSQACSPTMTWLCEESGVQELSIISLATADITPSEPHRFPSSLPAAFPPEHSYGVEPLPPDRPEEVTKMPGEPHSCQPHPIAPLPERQDAVVVEIEEDHEDEAEGTNEDGYSPQLCHWSRYFLVDLLALAMPVVPTMAWLCRGGPREVMPVYHIGSLLRGCCAVALHSLRRRGAGRGRRPISMNGTTPI